The Spirosoma radiotolerans genome has a window encoding:
- the aroC gene encoding chorismate synthase, whose amino-acid sequence MSSTYGTLFKISTFGESHGSAIGVVIDGCPAGLAFDTDFIQHELDRRKPGQSRITTQRREADEFDVLSGVFEGHTQGTPIALIIRNTDQRSKDYGHISEQFRPSHADYTYQTKYGSRDYRGGGRSSARETAARVAAGAVAKLLLAQAGVQITAYVSQVGKLKLEKAYPELNLALAEENAVRCPDPETAEQMFQYIDGIRKQGDSIGGIVDCVVTGLPAGLGEPVFDKLHAELGKAMLSINAVKGFEYGSGFAGVEQLGSEHNDEFYTDESGRVRTKTNKSGGIQGGISNGEDIYFRTAFKPVATIMQDQDSVDVHGQPVTVSGKGRHDPCVVPRAVPIVEAMAALVLVDMYLRNKAAKV is encoded by the coding sequence ATGAGTAGTACTTACGGAACATTATTTAAGATTTCTACATTTGGCGAATCGCACGGGTCCGCCATTGGTGTTGTCATTGATGGCTGCCCGGCGGGGCTGGCGTTTGATACCGATTTTATTCAACACGAATTAGACCGGCGGAAACCCGGTCAATCACGGATTACAACCCAACGGCGCGAAGCTGACGAGTTCGACGTGCTGTCCGGCGTTTTTGAGGGCCATACCCAGGGAACCCCCATTGCCCTGATTATTCGAAATACCGATCAGCGCAGTAAAGATTATGGGCATATTTCGGAGCAGTTTCGGCCTTCCCACGCCGATTATACCTACCAGACCAAATACGGTTCACGGGATTATCGGGGAGGAGGGCGCTCATCAGCTCGCGAAACGGCAGCGCGTGTGGCGGCTGGGGCCGTGGCTAAATTACTGCTTGCCCAGGCGGGTGTCCAGATCACAGCCTACGTTTCGCAGGTTGGAAAACTAAAACTTGAAAAAGCCTATCCGGAACTGAACCTGGCGCTTGCTGAAGAGAATGCGGTGCGTTGCCCCGACCCTGAAACGGCCGAGCAGATGTTCCAGTACATTGATGGCATTCGCAAACAGGGCGACTCCATTGGCGGCATTGTCGATTGTGTAGTTACCGGCCTGCCTGCTGGCCTGGGTGAACCCGTATTCGACAAACTCCATGCAGAATTGGGTAAAGCCATGCTCAGTATCAATGCGGTAAAAGGCTTCGAGTACGGCAGTGGATTCGCTGGTGTAGAACAGCTTGGCTCCGAGCATAATGACGAATTCTATACCGATGAGAGCGGGCGGGTGCGTACGAAAACAAACAAGTCGGGAGGGATTCAGGGCGGAATTAGCAACGGCGAGGATATTTACTTCCGAACGGCTTTCAAACCCGTAGCCACGATTATGCAGGATCAGGACAGTGTCGACGTACATGGCCAACCTGTAACGGTGTCAGGAAAAGGTCGACATGACCCTTGTGTCGTTCCCCGTGCCGTTCCCATTGTCGAAGCGATGGCTGCTTTGGTGCTAGTCGATATGTATTTACGAAATAAGGCGGCCAAGGTGTAA